A window of Micromonospora eburnea genomic DNA:
GGAGGGTACGGCGCTGCGCCCGGTCCGGGCCGCGCTGGATCCGGCCGGCTGGGCCGATTTCCGCGCCGAGCTGGAAATCCGACTCGCGCAGGAGTACCCGGTGCGGCAGGGTCAGGTGTACTTCCCGTTCCGCCGGATCTTCGCGGTGGCCCGCACCGGCGCCCGCGCTGAGGAGTGACCAGTGATCGACCCGTCCGCCTTCATCGCCGGACTGCCCAAGGTGGAGCTGCACGTGCACCACGTCGGCTCCGCCTCGCCCCGGATCGTCGCCGAGCTGGCCGCCCGGCACGAGGGACGCAGCCCCGTCCCGGCCGACCCGGAGGCGCTCGCGGACTACTTCGCGTTCCGCGACTTCGCCCACTTCATCGAGATCTATCTCAGCGTCGTGGACCTGATCCGCGACCCGGAGGACGTCTGGCTGCTCACCCACGAGGTGGCCCGGGAACTGGCCCGCCAGCAGGTCCGGTACGCCGAGCTGACCGTCACGCCGTACTCGCACGTGAACCGGGGGATCCCGGCGCCGGCGTTCTGCGAGGCGATCGAGGACGCCCGCAAGCGGGCCGAGGCGGACTTCGGCATCGCGCTGCGCTGGTGCTTCGACATCCCCGGCGAGGCGGGGCTGCCGGCCGCCGAGGAGACCCTGCGGATCGCGCTGGAGGAGCGGCCGGACGGGCTGATCAGCTTCGGCCTGGGCGGCCCCGAGATCGGGGTGCCGCGAC
This region includes:
- a CDS encoding adenosine deaminase; translation: MIDPSAFIAGLPKVELHVHHVGSASPRIVAELAARHEGRSPVPADPEALADYFAFRDFAHFIEIYLSVVDLIRDPEDVWLLTHEVARELARQQVRYAELTVTPYSHVNRGIPAPAFCEAIEDARKRAEADFGIALRWCFDIPGEAGLPAAEETLRIALEERPDGLISFGLGGPEIGVPRPQFKPYFDQARAAGLRSVPHAGETTGPETIWDALRELGAERIGHGISAALDPELLTHLAERRIPLEVCPTSNVRTRAVATLDEHPLRQLVEAGVLVTINSDDPPMFGTTLNDEYAVAARLLGVGPDGLAGLARAAVTASFLEPVEKARISGEIDAYLASAG